A single region of the Legionella oakridgensis ATCC 33761 = DSM 21215 genome encodes:
- the sspA gene encoding stringent starvation protein SspA, translating to MAIIARRTIMSLYSDNNDAYSHQVRIVLAEKGVNVEIIAAKQGVSSQDLMAVNPYGTVPTLIDRDLVLYESRIIMEYLDERFPHPPLLPVYPVARAETRKMMHRIEQDWYSLLHRIHSGNDVENARNLLLESLTNLEPVFADKPYFLSEEFSLLDCVLAPLLWRLPQLGIDVSSQNKGLNTYMQRLFKRESFQTSLTDAERQLRAA from the coding sequence ATGGCTATTATTGCAAGACGTACTATCATGTCTTTGTATTCAGACAATAATGATGCTTACAGTCACCAGGTGAGAATTGTATTGGCAGAAAAAGGGGTGAACGTGGAAATTATTGCTGCCAAGCAAGGGGTAAGTTCTCAAGATCTCATGGCAGTTAATCCTTACGGAACCGTCCCGACGCTTATTGATCGTGACTTGGTATTATACGAATCCCGCATTATTATGGAATATTTGGATGAACGTTTTCCTCACCCTCCTTTATTACCGGTTTATCCTGTTGCCCGTGCAGAAACACGCAAAATGATGCATCGCATTGAACAGGATTGGTATTCATTACTGCATCGTATTCATTCTGGCAACGACGTAGAGAATGCGCGTAACTTACTGCTTGAAAGTTTAACCAATCTGGAACCGGTATTTGCCGACAAGCCTTATTTTCTGAGCGAAGAATTTTCTTTGCTTGATTGTGTATTGGCTCCTTTACTTTGGCGCTTGCCGCAGTTGGGTATTGACGTTTCCTCCCAGAACAAGGGATTGAATACTTATATGCAACGCTTATTCAAGCGCGAATCGTTTCAGACAAGTCTAACCGATGCTGAGAGGCAGCTAAGGGCCGCATAA
- a CDS encoding cytochrome c1 has translation MTQQQFDSALQDLVTFLMYVAEPTQLVRYHMGVFVMIFLGIFALIAYQLKKLYWRDIH, from the coding sequence ATGACTCAACAACAATTTGATAGTGCCTTACAAGATCTGGTGACGTTTCTTATGTATGTTGCAGAGCCAACCCAATTGGTTCGGTATCATATGGGAGTTTTTGTAATGATTTTTTTGGGCATTTTTGCACTGATTGCCTATCAACTGAAAAAACTGTATTGGCGTGATATTCATTAG
- a CDS encoding cytochrome c1: MKKILIYLIVMMGFSFTHAATTAIEIKPVTIDLHDQARLQRGARLYMNYCSGCHSLRYLRYNRMAEDLGLTTFDGSVDKDLLTNNLIFTTAKLYDPIEISMPAEDARQWFGKMPPDLTLSGRERGAAWLYTYLKSFYIDHTRPFGANNLLVPDVAMPNILAPLQGEVIAEKKKVKLASHMRQHSF, encoded by the coding sequence ATGAAAAAAATACTTATTTATCTTATCGTTATGATGGGGTTCTCTTTTACGCATGCCGCTACAACGGCAATAGAAATAAAGCCAGTGACCATTGATTTGCACGATCAGGCAAGATTGCAGCGAGGGGCGAGACTATATATGAATTATTGCTCCGGATGCCATTCATTGCGCTACTTACGTTATAATCGCATGGCGGAGGACTTGGGATTAACAACCTTTGATGGAAGCGTTGATAAAGACCTTCTAACTAATAATCTTATATTTACAACCGCTAAACTATATGATCCTATTGAAATCAGTATGCCTGCAGAGGATGCGCGTCAATGGTTTGGCAAAATGCCTCCGGATTTAACGTTATCTGGGCGTGAACGTGGTGCTGCATGGCTGTATACCTATCTGAAAAGTTTTTATATTGATCATACCAGGCCATTTGGTGCCAATAACCTGTTAGTTCCTGATGTGGCCATGCCCAATATTTTGGCTCCCTTGCAAGGTGAAGTCATTGCTGAAAAAAAGAAAGTGAAGCTGGCAAGCCATATGAGGCAACACTCATTCTGA
- a CDS encoding cytochrome b, producing the protein MMNGLLNWINARFPLVSTWKSHASEYYAPKNFNFYYYFGSLAMVVLVNQLFTGLWLTMFYTPTAAEAFSSVEYIMRDVNFGWLLRYMHSTGASAFFIVIYIHMFRGLLYGSYQKPRELVWLLGVILFVLLMAEAFFGYLLPWGQMSYWGAQVITSLFGAIPGIGDALTTWLRGDYNIANATLQRFFALHVVGVPILFIWLVFLHIVALHKVGSNNPDGVDIKKHLDARGKPLDGVPFHPYYTVKDFFGIIVF; encoded by the coding sequence ATGATGAATGGATTGCTGAATTGGATAAATGCTCGTTTTCCTTTGGTCAGTACTTGGAAAAGCCACGCCAGCGAATATTACGCCCCTAAAAATTTCAATTTTTATTACTATTTTGGTTCATTGGCCATGGTGGTTTTGGTCAATCAATTATTTACAGGGTTATGGTTAACGATGTTTTATACGCCCACGGCTGCAGAAGCGTTCAGCTCTGTGGAGTACATCATGCGCGATGTTAATTTTGGCTGGCTGTTGCGCTACATGCATTCAACAGGAGCATCGGCGTTTTTTATTGTGATTTATATTCATATGTTTCGCGGTTTATTGTATGGCTCTTATCAAAAACCGCGCGAATTGGTTTGGTTGTTAGGTGTTATATTATTTGTTCTTTTGATGGCAGAGGCTTTTTTTGGTTATCTGCTTCCATGGGGGCAAATGTCTTATTGGGGAGCGCAAGTCATTACGTCTTTATTTGGTGCAATCCCTGGTATTGGTGATGCATTAACAACCTGGCTGCGAGGTGATTACAATATAGCCAATGCAACATTACAGCGGTTTTTTGCCTTGCATGTTGTAGGGGTTCCCATTTTATTTATTTGGTTGGTTTTTTTACATATTGTGGCTTTACATAAGGTTGGCTCAAATAATCCTGATGGCGTAGACATTAAAAAGCACCTTGATGCGCGAGGCAAGCCGCTCGATGGTGTTCCATTCCATCCTTATTACACAGTAAAAGACTTTTTCGGTATCATTGTTTTTTAA
- the petA gene encoding ubiquinol-cytochrome c reductase iron-sulfur subunit → MSHEPDPSLNPETVPDESIDEQRRRFLLMTTGVLGGIGTLCALTPFITSWMPSAKARAAGAPVEVDLSKLEPGQQVTVEWRGKPVWIIRRTPEMLQHLNEIEGRLRDPNSLVEQQPEYAQNKYRSIKPEYLILVGICTHLGCSPKYKPYEKELGPEWPGGFYCPCHGSSFDLAGRVFKGVPAPINLEVPPYRFVKEHVIVIGEDEK, encoded by the coding sequence GTGAGTCATGAACCCGATCCGAGCTTAAATCCCGAAACGGTCCCAGATGAATCAATCGATGAGCAACGTCGCCGTTTTTTGCTGATGACGACTGGGGTTTTGGGTGGGATCGGCACCTTGTGTGCATTAACACCTTTTATTACTTCTTGGATGCCTAGCGCAAAAGCAAGGGCAGCTGGTGCTCCTGTGGAAGTTGATTTAAGTAAATTGGAGCCAGGCCAGCAAGTGACAGTTGAATGGCGGGGTAAGCCTGTATGGATTATCCGACGAACTCCAGAAATGCTTCAGCATCTTAATGAGATAGAAGGGCGTTTACGCGATCCTAATTCATTAGTGGAGCAACAGCCTGAATACGCACAAAATAAATATCGCTCTATTAAACCCGAATACCTGATATTAGTAGGTATTTGCACTCATCTTGGGTGTTCACCTAAATATAAACCCTATGAAAAAGAGTTGGGGCCAGAATGGCCAGGCGGATTTTATTGCCCTTGCCATGGTTCAAGTTTTGACCTCGCCGGTCGGGTATTTAAAGGGGTTCCTGCCCCCATTAATTTGGAAGTTCCTCCTTACCGATTTGTCAAAGAACATGTGATTGTAATCGGGGAAGATGAGAAATAA
- the rpsI gene encoding 30S ribosomal protein S9 has product MAEIQQYYGTGRRKSSSARVFLRPGKGDIKINNRRLEDYFGRETACMIVRQPLETVDVLNKFDIYATVEGGGISGQAGAIRLGIARALVEYDEHDMPEQVEPSHDSFRRKLRARGLLTRDPRRVERKKVGLHKARRATQYSKR; this is encoded by the coding sequence ATGGCTGAAATACAGCAATACTATGGGACCGGTCGTAGAAAAAGCTCATCAGCTCGAGTTTTTTTACGTCCAGGTAAAGGCGACATCAAAATCAATAATCGCAGATTAGAAGATTATTTTGGTCGTGAAACAGCGTGTATGATTGTTCGGCAACCTCTGGAGACAGTAGACGTTCTCAACAAGTTTGATATTTATGCAACGGTTGAAGGTGGTGGAATTTCCGGGCAAGCAGGCGCTATTCGTTTGGGTATCGCCAGAGCTTTAGTGGAATATGATGAGCATGATATGCCAGAGCAGGTTGAGCCCAGCCATGATTCCTTTCGAAGGAAATTACGCGCCCGAGGATTGTTAACCCGTGATCCAAGACGCGTGGAAAGGAAGAAAGTGGGTCTGCATAAAGCAAGACGCGCAACTCAGTATTCAAAACGTTAA
- the rplM gene encoding 50S ribosomal protein L13, translating to MKTFSAKPHEVKRDWYVVDASNKILGRLASEIAHRLRGKHKPEYTPHVDTGDYIIVTNAEKVTVTGRKFKNKMYYNHTGFPGGIKSISFDKLQEKNPVRIIERAVKGMLPKNPLGREMYRKLKIYVGTEHPHTAQQPKKLEIEE from the coding sequence ATGAAGACATTCAGCGCCAAGCCACATGAAGTCAAGCGTGACTGGTATGTGGTTGATGCCAGCAATAAAATATTAGGTCGTCTTGCAAGTGAGATCGCCCATCGTTTACGTGGAAAACATAAACCAGAATATACTCCTCATGTAGATACAGGGGATTATATCATTGTAACTAATGCAGAAAAGGTAACGGTAACAGGGCGAAAGTTTAAAAATAAGATGTATTATAACCATACTGGTTTTCCAGGTGGTATTAAATCAATCTCTTTTGATAAGCTGCAAGAAAAAAACCCGGTTCGTATTATAGAGCGTGCAGTGAAGGGCATGCTCCCTAAGAATCCATTAGGTCGGGAAATGTATCGTAAACTTAAAATATACGTCGGTACGGAACATCCTCACACAGCACAGCAACCTAAGAAACTTGAAATTGAGGAATAA
- a CDS encoding (2Fe-2S) ferredoxin domain-containing protein — protein MSYYAKHIFICTNQKAPGKTCCANSGGEPFFDYLKKELKRLDLHGSGKIRVSKSGCLGRCDLGPCLVVYPEGIWYSYRSFSDLDEIIQHHLLHGQVVDRLLID, from the coding sequence TTGTCTTATTATGCGAAACATATTTTTATTTGTACAAATCAAAAAGCTCCTGGCAAGACATGCTGCGCTAATTCGGGCGGCGAGCCATTTTTCGATTATTTAAAAAAAGAGCTTAAACGGCTTGATCTGCATGGTTCGGGTAAGATCAGGGTCAGCAAATCTGGCTGTTTGGGGCGTTGTGATCTTGGGCCCTGCTTGGTCGTTTATCCCGAAGGGATATGGTATAGTTATCGGTCATTTTCTGATCTTGATGAAATTATTCAACATCATTTACTTCATGGGCAGGTTGTTGATCGGCTTTTAATCGATTAA
- a CDS encoding integration host factor subunit alpha: MNALSKAAIAEALCSEIGLAKPDAKEIVELFFEEMRSALENGQHVKLSGFGNFILRDKPKRPGRNPKTGEEIPVEARRVVTFKPGLKLKTKVEAQGEAIAKE; this comes from the coding sequence GTGAATGCATTAAGTAAAGCGGCTATAGCGGAAGCTTTATGTAGTGAAATTGGACTGGCCAAACCAGATGCAAAGGAAATTGTCGAACTCTTTTTTGAAGAGATGCGGTCTGCACTTGAAAATGGCCAACATGTAAAATTATCAGGATTTGGTAATTTTATATTACGTGACAAGCCAAAACGTCCGGGTAGAAACCCTAAAACAGGCGAAGAAATTCCTGTAGAAGCTAGGCGTGTGGTTACTTTCAAGCCAGGCCTTAAATTAAAAACAAAAGTTGAAGCACAGGGCGAAGCTATTGCCAAAGAATAA
- the pheT gene encoding phenylalanine--tRNA ligase subunit beta, whose amino-acid sequence MKISELWLREWVNPPLTTQQLAAQLTMAGLEVDSVNPVAGQFSHVVVAEVINTMPHPQADKLTICEINAGDGTTYTVVCGASNVRANLKVAFARLGAQLPDGLKIKEVKLRGQLSQGMLCSGRELGLEEHSEGILELADDAPVGTDLRQYMALDDQVLDIDLTPNRADCFSVLGIAREVAALNKLSLNKPHLIRNTPQTDASLVVHLHATEACPQYCGRIIQAINPDAMTPLWMQERLQRGGVRPLHPVVDVTNYVMLELGQPMHAFDLQAIEDEIHVRYAHDGETIKLLNGQTVTLADNVLVVADSGKPLAMAGIMGGEASSVQTNTTDIFLESAFFNPVSIAGVARQYGLTSDSSQRFERGVDPALQVLAMERATELLQAIVGGKAGPITMTNHPTQLPELHKVLFNPTKVKQLSGLDIPAIEMEQILCRLGMSVIQQQEGWHVEVPSHRFDIALEVDLVEEIIRLYGYENMEVQPMLTAAKAGNINPYEHLSTQIAKFLSHRGYHETISYSFVDPELQQAIYPQSETLQLLNPISQELSQMRVGMWPGLIASMIYNYHRQQTAIKLFETGVVFEINHGVLVERSCTAGLLMGAHGNLNWSETTKLFDFYDLKGDLQALFAAFNMEDVHFTASVHPALHPGKSARIVVGKQESGWIGVLHPRLVDALDFNGEVILFELSLSSFLENQPVRYQPISKYPQIRRDLSLLVNEEINAIQIEAAVREVVASEWLKAFDVFDVYTGDSIPSGKKSLAIALTLQDDNRTLVDSEINIIISAIIEKLKNEFAITLRD is encoded by the coding sequence ATGAAAATAAGCGAATTATGGTTACGTGAATGGGTTAATCCGCCATTGACAACACAGCAATTGGCTGCGCAATTGACTATGGCTGGATTGGAAGTTGACTCCGTTAACCCCGTTGCGGGTCAGTTTAGCCACGTTGTGGTGGCTGAAGTGATAAATACCATGCCGCATCCTCAGGCTGATAAATTGACTATTTGTGAGATAAATGCTGGTGATGGAACCACGTATACGGTCGTTTGTGGTGCCTCGAATGTTCGAGCCAACTTAAAAGTGGCATTTGCCCGTTTGGGCGCCCAGCTGCCTGACGGTCTAAAAATCAAAGAAGTAAAACTTCGTGGGCAATTATCGCAAGGAATGTTGTGTTCAGGTCGTGAGCTTGGTCTGGAAGAGCATTCCGAAGGTATTCTTGAGCTTGCTGATGATGCACCAGTTGGTACTGATTTACGACAGTATATGGCTTTAGATGATCAGGTATTGGATATTGATTTAACGCCAAATCGTGCTGATTGTTTTAGTGTCTTAGGTATTGCAAGAGAAGTTGCTGCATTAAATAAATTATCTTTAAATAAGCCGCATCTTATACGCAACACACCACAAACCGATGCGTCTTTAGTGGTTCATTTGCACGCCACAGAAGCTTGTCCTCAATACTGCGGGCGAATCATTCAGGCAATTAATCCGGATGCAATGACTCCATTATGGATGCAAGAGCGTTTACAGCGTGGAGGAGTTCGCCCCTTGCATCCAGTCGTGGATGTTACCAATTACGTCATGCTTGAACTCGGGCAACCCATGCATGCTTTTGATTTACAAGCCATTGAGGATGAGATTCATGTGCGCTATGCCCATGATGGAGAAACAATAAAATTACTGAATGGCCAAACCGTAACCTTAGCTGACAATGTTTTAGTAGTTGCTGATAGCGGCAAGCCATTGGCTATGGCGGGTATCATGGGAGGAGAGGCAAGTTCTGTACAAACTAATACTACGGATATTTTTCTGGAAAGTGCTTTTTTCAATCCAGTCTCTATTGCAGGTGTTGCGCGCCAGTATGGTTTGACCAGTGACTCTTCACAACGTTTTGAACGTGGCGTTGATCCTGCATTGCAAGTGCTTGCCATGGAGCGGGCTACTGAATTATTGCAAGCCATTGTCGGCGGGAAAGCTGGTCCTATCACAATGACCAATCATCCTACACAATTGCCAGAGTTGCACAAAGTACTCTTTAATCCAACTAAAGTGAAACAATTAAGCGGGCTAGATATTCCGGCCATTGAGATGGAGCAGATATTATGCCGGCTGGGAATGTCGGTGATTCAGCAACAAGAGGGCTGGCATGTTGAAGTGCCTTCTCACCGCTTTGATATTGCTCTTGAAGTTGATTTGGTAGAGGAAATTATTCGCTTGTATGGTTATGAAAATATGGAAGTTCAGCCGATGTTGACTGCAGCGAAAGCAGGTAATATAAATCCATATGAACACCTGTCAACACAAATTGCAAAATTTTTGAGCCATCGTGGCTATCATGAAACCATTAGCTATAGCTTTGTTGATCCTGAGCTGCAACAAGCCATTTACCCACAATCGGAAACCTTGCAGTTATTAAATCCCATTTCTCAGGAACTGTCGCAAATGAGAGTTGGAATGTGGCCAGGATTGATTGCTTCAATGATTTATAATTATCATCGTCAACAGACTGCTATAAAACTTTTTGAGACAGGTGTTGTATTTGAAATAAATCATGGAGTGCTGGTAGAGCGTTCATGCACCGCAGGATTGTTAATGGGGGCTCACGGAAATTTAAATTGGAGTGAGACGACAAAACTATTTGATTTTTATGATTTAAAAGGGGATTTGCAGGCATTGTTTGCTGCTTTTAATATGGAAGACGTTCATTTTACCGCGTCTGTTCATCCGGCACTTCACCCAGGAAAATCTGCCCGTATTGTGGTTGGCAAACAAGAATCAGGCTGGATTGGAGTGTTACATCCTCGTCTCGTGGATGCTCTGGATTTTAATGGTGAAGTGATATTGTTTGAGTTATCATTGTCCTCTTTTCTCGAAAATCAGCCAGTCCGTTACCAGCCTATTTCCAAGTATCCACAAATCCGCAGAGATTTGTCTTTACTTGTTAATGAAGAAATTAATGCTATACAAATAGAAGCGGCTGTACGTGAAGTTGTAGCGTCTGAATGGTTAAAGGCATTTGATGTATTTGATGTATATACTGGGGATTCTATTCCTTCAGGTAAAAAAAGTCTTGCTATAGCCTTGACCTTGCAAGATGATAACCGCACACTGGTTGATTCTGAGATTAATATAATAATCAGTGCTATAATAGAAAAGCTAAAGAATGAATTTGCAATTACATTGAGGGACTAA
- the pheS gene encoding phenylalanine--tRNA ligase subunit alpha, whose amino-acid sequence MHDITALQEEAFSAIGNAQEISQLEAIRVDFLGKKGRLTEILKGLAHLPAADKPKVGQLVNEAKREISACIEKKLSQLKEALLQERLTAERIDVSLPGRNNKTGTIHPVTQVKQFINDYFSRLGFDIVEGPEVETEFYNFEALNIPGHHPARAMHDTFYFGDDRLLRTHTSPVQVRIMETKTPPLRLIAPGRVYRCDSDLTHTPMFHQVEGLLIDEQATLAGLKGLLQDFFAYFFGRTLSIRFRPSYFPFTEPSAEVDIECTQCAGKGCRSCKFTGWLEVLGCGMVHPNVLKAVRISPEVYQGWAFGMGIDRLAMLYFGIDDLRMMFENDMAFLKQF is encoded by the coding sequence ATGCATGATATTACCGCATTACAAGAGGAAGCATTTAGTGCTATCGGAAATGCTCAGGAAATCAGTCAATTGGAAGCAATTCGAGTTGATTTTCTAGGGAAAAAAGGCCGGTTAACTGAAATACTTAAAGGCCTGGCTCATTTACCAGCTGCAGACAAACCTAAAGTAGGCCAGCTTGTTAATGAGGCAAAGCGAGAAATCAGTGCTTGCATTGAGAAAAAGCTATCACAATTAAAAGAAGCGTTATTGCAAGAGAGGCTTACAGCAGAACGTATAGATGTTTCTTTGCCAGGACGGAATAACAAAACAGGAACAATCCATCCTGTTACGCAGGTGAAACAATTCATCAATGACTATTTTAGCCGATTGGGGTTCGATATTGTTGAAGGTCCCGAGGTTGAAACTGAATTTTATAATTTTGAAGCATTGAATATTCCAGGACATCATCCTGCGCGTGCTATGCATGATACCTTTTATTTTGGCGATGATCGGTTGCTGCGTACGCATACATCGCCTGTGCAAGTACGTATTATGGAAACTAAAACACCTCCGCTGCGTTTGATTGCACCGGGTCGAGTTTACCGTTGTGATTCTGATTTAACCCATACTCCTATGTTCCATCAGGTAGAAGGACTGCTCATTGATGAGCAAGCTACCTTGGCAGGATTAAAGGGATTGTTACAGGATTTTTTTGCTTATTTCTTCGGCCGCACTTTAAGCATTCGATTTCGACCATCTTATTTCCCTTTTACAGAACCTTCTGCGGAAGTGGACATTGAGTGCACTCAATGTGCAGGTAAAGGGTGTCGTTCCTGCAAGTTCACAGGATGGTTGGAAGTGCTTGGCTGTGGCATGGTTCATCCTAATGTACTCAAAGCAGTAAGGATTTCCCCTGAAGTGTATCAAGGTTGGGCATTTGGCATGGGAATTGACCGACTTGCCATGCTTTATTTTGGTATTGATGACTTGCGCATGATGTTTGAGAATGATATGGCGTTTTTAAAGCAGTTCTAG
- the rplT gene encoding 50S ribosomal protein L20 gives MPRVKRGVTAKARHKKVLKQAKGYYGARSRVYRVAKQAVIKAGQYAYRDRRQRKRQFRALWITRINAQARECGLSYSRLMNGLKKAAIELDRKVLADMAVHDKVAFAAIAERAKAALAS, from the coding sequence ATGCCAAGAGTAAAACGTGGGGTGACTGCAAAAGCCCGTCATAAGAAAGTCTTAAAACAAGCAAAAGGTTATTATGGAGCCCGAAGCCGGGTGTACCGTGTTGCCAAACAGGCTGTTATTAAAGCTGGACAGTATGCGTATCGTGATCGTCGACAAAGAAAACGTCAATTCCGTGCGTTATGGATTACAAGGATTAATGCACAAGCTCGTGAGTGTGGACTTTCATACAGTCGTTTGATGAATGGTTTGAAAAAAGCTGCCATTGAACTTGATCGTAAAGTACTTGCTGATATGGCAGTGCATGACAAAGTGGCTTTTGCAGCGATTGCTGAACGTGCGAAAGCGGCTCTTGCTTCATAA
- the rpmI gene encoding 50S ribosomal protein L35 → MPKLKSHRGAHKRFRKTASGAIKRRGAYRNHILTKKSTKQKRHLRVASSTLKSCDARLAERMLHGS, encoded by the coding sequence ATGCCAAAATTGAAATCACATCGGGGGGCTCATAAGCGCTTCCGTAAAACGGCAAGTGGAGCTATTAAGCGTCGAGGCGCTTATCGCAACCATATCCTCACTAAAAAATCAACCAAGCAAAAACGGCATCTGCGCGTTGCTTCTTCTACGTTGAAGTCATGCGATGCACGTCTTGCCGAGCGCATGCTGCACGGTAGTTAA
- the infC gene encoding translation initiation factor IF-3, whose protein sequence is MSASNKRDGDRARINEQINVAEVRLIDVDGNQAGIVSTREALRAAEESGLDLVEISPTAKPPVCRIMDYGKYLFEISKKQAEAKKKQKQIQVKELKFRPTTEEGDYQVKLRNLIRFLNHGDKVKITLRFRGREVAHQDIGMKIMERLQQDTAEFAVIEQQAKREGRQLMMVLSPKKK, encoded by the coding sequence ATTAGTGCATCAAATAAGCGTGACGGTGATCGCGCACGAATTAATGAACAGATCAATGTAGCTGAAGTACGTTTAATTGATGTAGATGGCAATCAGGCTGGAATTGTGTCAACACGGGAAGCTTTGCGTGCCGCAGAAGAAAGTGGTTTGGATTTGGTGGAAATTTCCCCTACTGCCAAACCACCTGTCTGCCGGATTATGGACTATGGTAAATACCTCTTTGAAATCAGTAAAAAACAAGCTGAAGCCAAAAAAAAGCAAAAGCAAATACAAGTCAAAGAGTTGAAGTTCCGTCCTACAACGGAAGAAGGGGATTATCAGGTCAAGCTACGCAACCTGATACGTTTCCTCAATCATGGTGATAAGGTCAAAATCACACTGCGTTTTCGCGGACGTGAAGTTGCACATCAGGATATTGGTATGAAAATCATGGAGCGCTTACAACAAGATACAGCAGAGTTTGCTGTTATTGAGCAGCAAGCCAAACGTGAGGGTCGCCAATTAATGATGGTCTTATCGCCTAAAAAGAAGTGA